The Aurantiacibacter arachoides genome window below encodes:
- a CDS encoding LptA/OstA family protein yields the protein MDDHLPEVAVATRSSLRTLALRGLLAGGLAGTVAAIGFGSLAAAQSISGLDANAPVTWSAEMGQLQDRQNRVVLSGDVVIEQGNLRLTAERTTIAYTDAGTLRIQRIDATGGVVVTRGDERARGDAAVYDFNRRVIVMSGGVAINRGSDRLDGGRLTIDLDSGVSSVDGAGSRPADGSQRGRVSGTFAVPESN from the coding sequence ATGGATGACCACCTGCCCGAAGTCGCGGTGGCAACACGCAGTTCGCTCCGCACGCTGGCGCTGCGCGGTTTGCTGGCCGGCGGGCTTGCCGGAACGGTGGCGGCGATCGGCTTTGGTTCACTGGCTGCCGCCCAGTCGATCTCCGGCCTCGATGCCAACGCGCCGGTGACCTGGTCGGCCGAGATGGGCCAGTTGCAGGACCGGCAGAACCGCGTCGTCCTGTCGGGCGACGTGGTGATCGAACAAGGCAACCTGCGCCTTACCGCGGAACGCACCACGATCGCCTATACCGATGCCGGCACGCTGCGCATCCAGCGGATCGACGCGACCGGCGGCGTGGTGGTGACGCGCGGGGACGAGCGCGCGCGCGGCGATGCGGCGGTCTACGATTTCAACCGCCGCGTCATCGTGATGTCGGGCGGCGTGGCGATCAACCGCGGCAGCGACCGGCTCGACGGCGGACGATTGACGATCGACCTCGATTCGGGCGTCTCGAGCGTGGATGGTGCCGGTTCACGCCCCGCCGACGGCAGCCAGCGCGGCCGGGTTTCGGGCACCTTCGCAGTCCCCGAAAGCAACTAG
- a CDS encoding GDP-mannose 4,6-dehydratase yields the protein MSEASKKTALITGVTGQDGAYLSHLLLEKGYEVHGIKRRSSSFNTGR from the coding sequence ATGTCCGAAGCATCGAAGAAAACCGCCCTGATCACCGGCGTCACCGGTCAGGATGGTGCCTACCTATCGCACCTGTTGCTCGAAAAGGGTTACGAGGTGCACGGCATCAAGCGGCGCAGTTCCAGCTTCAACACCGGCCGGAT
- the rfbB gene encoding dTDP-glucose 4,6-dehydratase, with protein MADLLVTGGAGFIGGNFVHYWANRHPDDRIVVLDALTYAGNASTVAGVEQAELVEGDIRDTALVERLLRERGISTLVHFAAESHVDRSISGPDVFIETNILGTNSLLKAARKVWLDEGSGTPHRFHHVSTDEVYGSLGPEDPPFAESHQYQPNSPYSASKASSDHLVRAYHHTFGLDVVTSNCSNNYGPYQYPEKLVPLFLLNALHGRPLPIYGDGMNVRDWLHVADHCRGIEACLARGVAGETYNIGGGAELPNMAVIDTICAEVDRAFADNGDLARRFPDAPAARGRATAELKTYVEDRKGHDRRYAIDETKARAELGYAPAHGFEDGLRQTLHWYLANEAWWRPLLAC; from the coding sequence TTGGCTGATCTGCTCGTCACCGGCGGCGCCGGCTTCATCGGCGGCAACTTCGTGCACTACTGGGCGAACCGGCATCCGGACGACCGGATCGTGGTGCTGGACGCACTGACCTATGCCGGCAATGCCAGCACCGTGGCCGGCGTGGAGCAGGCCGAGCTGGTGGAAGGCGATATTCGCGACACTGCTCTGGTCGAACGCCTCTTGCGCGAACGCGGCATCTCCACGCTCGTCCACTTTGCCGCCGAGAGTCACGTCGATCGCTCGATCAGCGGGCCCGACGTCTTTATAGAAACCAACATCCTGGGCACCAATTCGCTGCTCAAGGCAGCGCGCAAGGTGTGGCTGGACGAAGGCAGCGGCACGCCGCACCGCTTCCACCACGTCTCCACCGACGAGGTCTACGGATCGCTCGGCCCGGAAGACCCGCCCTTTGCCGAAAGCCACCAGTATCAGCCCAACTCGCCCTATTCGGCGTCCAAGGCTTCGTCCGATCACCTGGTGCGTGCCTACCACCACACCTTCGGGCTCGACGTGGTTACCAGCAACTGCTCGAACAACTACGGCCCCTACCAGTACCCGGAAAAGCTCGTCCCACTGTTCCTGCTCAATGCGCTGCACGGACGCCCCCTGCCGATCTACGGTGACGGGATGAACGTGCGTGACTGGCTGCACGTGGCGGACCATTGCCGCGGGATCGAGGCCTGCCTTGCGCGCGGCGTGGCGGGGGAAACCTACAACATCGGCGGCGGGGCGGAACTGCCGAACATGGCGGTGATCGACACCATCTGTGCCGAGGTCGACCGTGCCTTTGCCGACAATGGCGACCTTGCCCGCCGCTTTCCCGATGCGCCAGCGGCTCGCGGCCGCGCGACAGCCGAACTCAAGACCTACGTCGAGGACCGCAAGGGCCACGATCGCCGCTATGCCATCGACGAGACCAAGGCCCGCGCGGAGCTTGGCTATGCCCCGGCGCACGGGTTCGAGGACGGGCTGCGGCAGACGCTGCACTGGTATCTCGCCAACGAGGCGTGGTGGCGTCCGCTGCTGGCGTGCTGA